The Acidobacteriota bacterium genomic interval ATGGGCGGCGACGGGACGATCCTGGCCACGGCCCGGTTGGTCGGCGCCGCGGGCACGCCGCTGCTCGGCATCAACCTCGGCTCGCTCGGCTTTCTGACTCAGCAGACGCCGCAACAGCTGATTCCCGCCTTGGACGCCATTGTGAGCGACAAGTACACTATCGAGGAGCGCATGCTGCTGAAGGCGGAATTGCAGAACACCGGCCAGCCGTCCGCACCATATGCGCTTAACGACGTGGTCGTCGACAACGGCCCGGTCAGCCGTGTTATCAGTATCAACCTGCGGGTCAACGGCGAGGACGTCGTGACGTACATTGCCGACGGCCTGATACTGTCGACCCCGACCGGCTCGACCGCTTACTCGCTGGCCGTGGGCGGACCGATTGTGACGCCGGGGTTGGACGCCATTATCGCCGCTCCCATCGCCCCCTTTTCACTGACCACGCGGCCGATGATCTTCTCGGGGGACGACGTCCTGGAGGTGAGCATTGCCTCGGATCGAAGGGCGGCCATTCTCACGCTCGATGGTCAGGTCAGTCTGTCGCTGAAAGACTCGCAGTCTGTCAGGATCTCCCGGGCGGAGTTTCGCACCCGCTTCATAGTCTTCGCAGGGAACTCCTACTATAAGCTTCTCCGAAGCAAGCTCAACTGGGGTATGCCGCCGAATTTCTGACCCGTGCAGGCCGGCAAGCCCGGTGACCTTCCACCTCAGCAAAAAACACCTTGCCAAAGCGGGGCCGGCCGGATAGTATAAATGCGGTCGCAGGCGGGAGTAACTCAGTTGGTAGAGTCACAGCCTTCCAAGCTGTTGGTCGCGAGTTCGAGCCTCGTCTCCCGCTCCATTTTTTTCTGATCGCAGTCCGGGCAAAGCGCCGTGAAAAAGATCCATTCCACAGCACCGGTCATCCTGATACTCCTCGTAGCCGCCATGCTCTCCTGTATTGAACGGAAACCGGAGCGGCTGACCAAAAGAGAGTCCCCTGTATCGGCAGAATTGAAGTCTCTGGTCGCGGAACGGGAGCGCCTGTTGCAGACTGACAGTCTGTCTCCGGGTCAGGCCGCGGCCGTGGGCCAGCGGCACCGTCACACAGTTTATCGCTTTATGGCAAAGGCACTTATCCGGGAACCTGAGGACCTGTACAGGGCCGCCCTGTTGCTCGGCCCCGATGACGAGTCAACCGCCGCTGAGGTCTGTCTTCAGGCGCACTACCTGGCAGCCGAGGCCGCATCGAAAGGGCATATGCCCGCCCGGTATGTGGCAGCGACCAGCCTGGACCGGTACCTGGTGCTCTCGGGGAGATTGCAACTGTATGGCACACAGTATCTTAAGGATGACGCCGGAAAGTACAGGCTTTACCCCTATGACACTGCCACGACGGATTCAACCCGTGCGGAATGGGGTGTGGCGCCACTCGACTCGCTTATCGCACGCGTGGGCGCTCTTACCGAGAGTGCGACAGATTAGCCGAGTGTGAAAACTGTGTGTTTTTTGCACAAACTTCCTAACTAAATACGCGTTCTAACCGATTACTTGGGCAACAGCGGTCCAGTGCGGTCCTTGAGAGCGGCCAAGAAATGGCTTGACAAGGGTGGGGGTCGGGATATATTTAGGGCTCGCCGGAACGGCGAGGTGTGTCTAGAATCGGCGCGGAAGCAAACTGAAGGCCCAGATAGCTCAGTTGGTAGAGCACATCCTTGGTAAGGATGAGGTCACCAGTTCGATCCTGGTTCTGGGCTGTTTTACGATTTGAAGGAGAGT includes:
- a CDS encoding NAD(+)/NADH kinase translates to MRFGLIANLRRTGAREAINSFIDWAHQNKQELVLCEELRTAVPEYPRICPRDQLVTEVDILVSMGGDGTILATARLVGAAGTPLLGINLGSLGFLTQQTPQQLIPALDAIVSDKYTIEERMLLKAELQNTGQPSAPYALNDVVVDNGPVSRVISINLRVNGEDVVTYIADGLILSTPTGSTAYSLAVGGPIVTPGLDAIIAAPIAPFSLTTRPMIFSGDDVLEVSIASDRRAAILTLDGQVSLSLKDSQSVRISRAEFRTRFIVFAGNSYYKLLRSKLNWGMPPNF